A stretch of Aythya fuligula isolate bAytFul2 chromosome 1, bAytFul2.pri, whole genome shotgun sequence DNA encodes these proteins:
- the AMIGO2 gene encoding amphoterin-induced protein 2: protein MSLNCRTLPTRLGVCKVNCRGLACLLVFTVSVCGSAPGMCPTACICASDIVSCTSKNLSRVPGNLYKSMKRLDLSYNRIGFLEPEWVPVLFEKLNTLIINHNSISSIITGSFSTTPNLKYLDLSSNSLKTLGSPVFQELKALEVLLLYNNQITQIESSAFGGLYKLQKLYLSYNSLSHFPLDLYIGKHKLTELILLDVSFNHIQSMPIQRLSSVPAKHLSGVYLHGNPFYCDCTLYSMLIFWYQRHFNSVMDFKSEYTCLLRSDPRGYNKLPLLHDNFLNCSESTINSSFQAFGFIHDAQVGDRLIIHCDSRISDAGTHFVWVSPDNKLLEPDRETGNFRVFHNGSLEITDAQLEDSGLYSCIAINKKRLLNETIEVRINVSNFTVNRSHAHEAFNTAFTTLAACVASIVLVLLYLYLTPCPCQCKTKRRKRKLNQSTAHSSILNSTPPQELPADEKKASTGKRVVFLEPVHEPKQGQNGKVKLFPNDTAIAESILKTTRTKSDSDSVNSVFSDTPFMPST, encoded by the coding sequence ATGTCTTTAAACTGCCGGACGCTTCCTACTCGACTTGGAGTTTGTAAGGTGAACTGCAGAGGGTTGGCATGCCTCTTGGTCTTCACAGTGAGTGTCTGTGGCAGTGCCCCGGGGATGTGTCCAACAGCCTGCATCTGTGCCAGTGATATCGTAAGCTGCACCAGTAAAAACCTCTCTCGGGTGCCAGGAAATCTCTATAAAAGTATGAAAAGGCTGGATCTGAGTTATAACAGAATTGGATTCTTAGAGCCTGAATGGGTCCCGGTGCTGTTTGAGAAGCTGAACACTTTAATAATCAATCATAACAGCATTAGCAGCATTATCACTGGAAGCTTTTCCACAACCCCAAACCTGAAGTACCTAGACTTGTCGTCCAACAGCCTGAAGACGCTGGGCAGCCCCGTGTTCCAGGAGCTGAAGGCCCTGGAAGTTCTCCTGCTGTACAACAATCAGATAACGCAGATAGAGTCTTCAGCCTTTGGAGGATTGTACAAATTGCAGAAATTGTATTTAAGCTATAACTCGCTCTCGCATTTCCCGCTGGACTTGTACATTGGCAAACACAAGCTGACAGAACTCATATTGCTGGATGTTTCCTTTAATCACATCCAGTCAATGCCTATCCAGCGTCTGAGTTCAGTGCCAGCCAAGCATCTCAGTGGAGTTTATCTTCATGGCAACCCATTTTACTGTGACTGTACACTGTACTCCATGCTGATCTTCTGGTATCAAAGGCACTTCAACTCTGTCATGGACTTCAAAAGCGAGTACACCTGTTTGCTGCGATCGGACCCAAGAGGTTACAATAAACTGCCTTTACTGCATGACAACTTTCTGAATTGCTCAGAAAGCACCATCAACAGCTCTTTCCAAGCCTTTGGGTTTATTCATGATGCCCAGGTTGGTGACAGGCTGATCATTCACTGTGACAGCAGAATCAGCGATGCAGGCACGCACTTTGTTTGGGTTAGTCCAGACAATAAATTGCTGGAGCCAGACAGGGAGACAGGCAACTTTAGGGTGTTTCATAATGGGAGCCTGGAGATAACAGATGCCCAGCTAGAGGACTCTGGGCTGTACTCCTGCATTgcaataaataagaaaagactATTGAATGAAACCATAGAGGTTAGAATAAATGTGAGCAATTTCACAGTTAACAGGTCCCATGCTCATGAAGCATTTAATACAGCTTTTACCACCCTTGCTGCCTGTGTAGCCAGTATTGTTTTAGTACTGCTCTATCTCTATCTGACCCCCTGCCCGTGTcaatgcaagacaaagaggaggaagaggaagctgaACCAAAGCACTGCCCACTCATCCATATTGAACTCCACACCACCTCAAGAGCTGCCTGCCGATGAGAAGAAGGCCAGCACTGGCAAACGAGTGGTTTTCCTGGAACCTGTACACGAACCAAAACAAGGTCAGAATGGAAAAGTAAAACTGTTTCCTAATGACACTGCCATAGCTGAGAGTATCTTAAAAACCACTCGAACAAAATCCGACTCTGATTCTGTCAACTCTGTGTTTTCAGATACACCTTTCATGCCATCAACTTAG